In Kitasatospora sp. NBC_00240, the following are encoded in one genomic region:
- a CDS encoding TetR/AcrR family transcriptional regulator: MAGSSTDGRVLRGEETRRAVLRRAVEIASVEGLGALSIGRLATDLGLSKSGVFATFGSKEELQLATVRAARRIFFDAVVEPARSAPPGLAHVWALCAGWLAYSRSRVFPGGCFFYEVGAEFDAQPGPVRDLLAEAARDWDAFVLGALANARAAGELRPDADLEQLAFVLIGVMETANSHGLLYGGPLPYDRAEKAVRSLLRAEAADPALLPG, encoded by the coding sequence GTGGCCGGCTCTTCCACGGACGGACGTGTGCTGCGCGGTGAGGAGACCCGCCGGGCGGTCCTGCGGCGCGCGGTCGAGATCGCCTCGGTGGAGGGCCTCGGCGCGCTGTCGATCGGCCGGCTGGCCACCGATCTGGGCCTGAGCAAGAGCGGGGTGTTCGCCACCTTCGGGTCCAAGGAGGAGCTGCAGCTGGCGACCGTCCGGGCGGCCCGGCGGATCTTCTTCGACGCCGTGGTCGAGCCGGCCCGGTCGGCTCCCCCGGGGCTGGCGCACGTGTGGGCGCTGTGCGCGGGCTGGCTGGCGTACTCCCGGTCCAGGGTCTTCCCCGGCGGGTGCTTCTTCTACGAGGTGGGCGCCGAGTTCGACGCTCAGCCGGGGCCGGTCCGCGACCTGCTCGCCGAGGCGGCCCGGGACTGGGACGCGTTCGTCCTCGGTGCGCTGGCGAACGCCCGCGCGGCCGGCGAACTGCGCCCGGACGCGGACCTCGAACAGCTCGCCTTCGTGCTGATCGGCGTGATGGAGACGGCCAACTCGCACGGGCTGCTGTACGGCGGGCCGCTGCCGTACGACCGGGCCGAGAAGGCGGTCCGCAGTCTGCTGCGGGCCGAGGCGGCCGATCCGGCGCTGCTGCCCGGCTGA
- the alc gene encoding allantoicase gives MPASPTDPESTPGAPGTPGTDSADARPYAGGNPYADYRHGAFAFAALTDLADRRLGGAVLAANDELFAERENLLLPEPAEFRPHTFGNKGQIMDGWETRRRRGAATARPHPAAEDHDWALIRLGVPGIVHGVVVDTAHFRGNHPRQIAVEATELPGTPGPEELLAADWEPLVPRSPVRGHAANGFAVASRRRVTHLRLSQYPDGGIARLRVHGEARPDPAWLAALGTFDLAALEYGGAVEDASDRFFSPPANMIMPGRPRAMGDGWENRRRRDEGHDWVRLRLAGRGVIRAVEIDTGYYVGNAAGWAALHGRDEHGGPDDWFELVPRTRLQPDAVHRLLLPGARPVTQVRLDVFPDGGIARLRLHGSLLDG, from the coding sequence ATGCCCGCCAGCCCCACCGACCCCGAGAGCACCCCCGGCGCCCCCGGCACCCCCGGCACCGACAGCGCCGACGCCCGCCCCTACGCCGGGGGCAACCCGTACGCCGACTACCGGCACGGCGCGTTCGCCTTCGCCGCGCTGACCGACCTGGCCGACCGCCGGCTCGGCGGCGCCGTCCTGGCCGCCAACGACGAACTCTTCGCCGAGCGGGAGAACCTCCTGCTGCCGGAGCCGGCCGAGTTCCGCCCGCACACCTTCGGAAACAAGGGCCAGATCATGGACGGCTGGGAGACCCGCCGCCGGCGCGGCGCCGCCACCGCCCGCCCGCACCCCGCCGCCGAGGACCACGACTGGGCGCTGATCAGGCTGGGCGTGCCCGGGATCGTGCACGGCGTGGTCGTCGACACCGCGCACTTCCGCGGCAACCACCCGCGGCAGATCGCCGTCGAGGCCACCGAACTGCCCGGCACCCCCGGCCCCGAGGAGCTGCTGGCCGCCGACTGGGAGCCGCTGGTGCCCCGCTCGCCGGTACGCGGCCACGCCGCCAACGGCTTCGCCGTGGCGAGCCGGCGCCGCGTCACCCACCTGCGTCTCAGCCAGTACCCCGACGGAGGCATCGCCCGGCTGCGGGTGCACGGCGAGGCCCGGCCCGACCCGGCCTGGCTGGCCGCGCTGGGCACCTTCGACCTGGCGGCCCTGGAGTACGGCGGCGCCGTCGAGGACGCCTCCGACCGGTTCTTCTCGCCGCCCGCCAACATGATCATGCCCGGCCGGCCGCGGGCGATGGGCGACGGCTGGGAGAACCGCCGCCGCCGCGACGAGGGCCACGACTGGGTCCGGCTGCGGCTGGCCGGCCGCGGGGTGATCCGGGCCGTCGAGATCGACACCGGCTACTACGTCGGCAACGCGGCCGGCTGGGCCGCCCTGCACGGCCGCGACGAGCACGGCGGCCCGGACGACTGGTTCGAGCTGGTGCCGCGCACCCGGCTCCAGCCGGACGCCGTCCACCGCCTGCTGCTCCCCGGCGCCCGGCCGGTCACCCAGGTCCGGCTCGACGTCTTCCCGGACGGCGGGATCGCCCGGCTGCGCCTGCACGGCAGCCTGCTGGACGGCTGA
- a CDS encoding protein phosphatase 2C domain-containing protein: MHVQLAGEPQEPGRESEDFAVASSEALVLLDGSSSPEAMESGCRHGTPWFVRRLGVHLLARLTDRADRSIAQCLADAIAETAALHGGRCDLGHHNTPAAMVVAARRHGASLEYLVLGDSLLVLQYKDGPPRVIGDNQRFPDGEELRRQIWTTVPGSAEREELHLRYALAVRAARNSGNGPWIAAASPRAAGHAETGFVPLEDLRALAAVSDGASRFTERFGLGSWSDALQLLAESGPAELIAQVRAVERADAGCERWPRGKAHDDASALYARI, encoded by the coding sequence ATGCACGTACAGCTCGCAGGGGAACCGCAGGAGCCGGGCCGGGAGAGCGAAGACTTCGCAGTGGCCTCCTCGGAGGCGCTGGTGCTGCTCGACGGGTCGAGTTCGCCGGAGGCGATGGAGTCGGGGTGCCGGCACGGCACCCCCTGGTTCGTGCGCAGACTCGGGGTGCACCTGCTGGCCCGGCTGACCGACCGCGCCGACCGCTCGATCGCGCAGTGCCTGGCCGACGCCATCGCGGAGACGGCGGCGCTGCACGGCGGGCGCTGCGACCTGGGGCACCACAACACCCCCGCCGCGATGGTGGTGGCCGCCCGCCGGCACGGCGCCTCGCTGGAGTACCTGGTGCTCGGGGACTCGCTGCTGGTCCTGCAGTACAAGGACGGCCCGCCGCGGGTGATCGGCGACAACCAGCGCTTCCCGGACGGGGAGGAGCTGCGCCGGCAGATCTGGACGACGGTGCCCGGCTCGGCCGAGCGCGAGGAGCTGCACCTGCGGTACGCGCTGGCCGTCCGCGCGGCCCGCAACAGCGGGAACGGACCGTGGATCGCGGCGGCCTCGCCCAGGGCGGCCGGCCACGCGGAGACCGGCTTCGTACCGCTGGAGGACCTGCGGGCGCTCGCCGCCGTCTCGGACGGCGCCTCCCGGTTCACCGAGCGGTTCGGTCTCGGCAGCTGGTCGGACGCCCTGCAACTGCTCGCCGAGTCGGGCCCGGCCGAGCTGATCGCGCAGGTCAGGGCGGTCGAGCGGGCCGATGCCGGGTGCGAGCGCTGGCCGCGCGGCAAGGCGCACGACGACGCCTCGGCCCTCTACGCCAGGATCTGA
- a CDS encoding SseB family protein produces the protein MPGPGPYGEQPQAAPQQSLYPEPSPPSLADAVRAFTTGSMAVEDFQAIFITSKVHCPRGDRPGFLALHNTPTPVIPMFSSLKELRRYAGKESKHFSVSGAEVLDLLPTGYGFALDMEGEHRMVFDAKAVEQMVDFTMRRMYG, from the coding sequence ATGCCCGGCCCCGGACCGTACGGCGAGCAGCCGCAGGCCGCGCCGCAGCAGTCCCTGTACCCGGAACCGTCCCCGCCCTCGCTGGCGGACGCGGTCCGGGCCTTCACCACCGGCTCGATGGCGGTGGAGGACTTCCAGGCCATCTTCATCACCTCCAAGGTGCACTGCCCGCGCGGCGACCGCCCCGGCTTCCTCGCCCTGCACAACACCCCCACGCCGGTGATCCCGATGTTCAGCTCGCTGAAGGAGCTGCGCCGCTACGCCGGCAAGGAGTCCAAGCACTTCAGCGTCTCCGGCGCCGAGGTGCTGGACCTGCTGCCGACGGGGTACGGCTTCGCGCTGGACATGGAGGGCGAGCACCGGATGGTGTTCGACGCCAAGGCCGTGGAGCAGATGGTGGACTTCACCATGCGGCGGATGTACGGCTGA
- a CDS encoding amidase produces MQPPTAPLSLTREAAALRAGRPPLPEHTDRLCARIEQVDPLLHAFVPEPGRHHRLAGEARALAARYQRPADRPPLYGVAVGVKDIVRVDGLATHAGSALPPGVLGGRQAELVGRLRAAGALVAGKTVTAEFAMNAPGPTRNPHGPAHTPGGSSSGSAAAVAAGLVPLAVGTQTVGSVIRPAAYCGVVGFRPTYGRIPFDGVIPNAPSLDTAGFFTADVAGAALAASVLCDGWRPGGDADDPPVLGVPAGPYLDQAGPAAAAAFAAQLETLAAAGLTLRRVELIPDFDEVARHLRTVCRYEAAQAHADWFARFGGLYRHETAAAIRHGQEIDPDDYLAALRARAHFAARVAEIAVREGVGLWLAPAATGPAPLGLESTGDAVMSVPWSWAGLPAVTLPAGRSADGLPLGLQCVGAAGADERLLAGAARLERALAAGTR; encoded by the coding sequence GTGCAGCCGCCGACCGCCCCGCTTTCGCTGACCCGCGAGGCCGCCGCCCTGCGGGCCGGCCGGCCGCCGCTCCCCGAACACACCGACCGGCTCTGCGCCCGGATCGAGCAGGTCGACCCGCTGCTGCACGCCTTCGTCCCCGAGCCCGGCCGGCACCACCGGCTGGCCGGCGAGGCCCGCGCGCTGGCCGCCCGGTACCAGCGGCCGGCGGACCGGCCCCCGCTCTACGGCGTGGCGGTCGGCGTCAAGGACATCGTGCGGGTCGACGGCCTGGCCACCCACGCCGGCTCGGCGCTGCCGCCCGGGGTGCTGGGCGGGCGGCAGGCGGAGCTGGTGGGCCGGCTGCGGGCGGCCGGCGCGCTGGTCGCGGGCAAGACGGTGACCGCCGAGTTCGCGATGAACGCGCCGGGCCCGACCCGTAACCCGCACGGCCCCGCGCACACCCCGGGCGGTTCCAGCAGCGGATCGGCCGCCGCCGTCGCGGCCGGGCTGGTGCCGCTGGCGGTCGGCACCCAGACCGTCGGCTCGGTGATCCGCCCGGCGGCCTACTGCGGGGTGGTGGGGTTCCGGCCCACGTACGGGCGGATCCCGTTCGACGGCGTGATCCCGAACGCGCCGAGCCTGGACACCGCCGGGTTCTTCACCGCCGACGTCGCGGGCGCCGCACTCGCCGCCTCGGTGCTCTGCGACGGCTGGCGGCCCGGCGGCGACGCCGACGACCCGCCCGTGCTGGGCGTCCCGGCCGGCCCGTACCTCGACCAGGCGGGCCCGGCCGCGGCCGCGGCCTTCGCGGCGCAGCTGGAGACCCTGGCGGCGGCCGGGCTGACACTGCGCCGGGTGGAGCTGATCCCCGACTTCGACGAGGTCGCCCGGCACCTGCGGACCGTCTGCCGGTACGAGGCGGCGCAGGCGCACGCCGACTGGTTCGCCCGCTTCGGCGGGCTCTACCGGCACGAGACGGCGGCCGCGATCCGGCACGGCCAGGAGATCGACCCGGACGACTACCTGGCGGCGCTGCGCGCCCGGGCCCACTTCGCCGCGCGGGTCGCCGAGATCGCCGTCCGCGAGGGCGTCGGCCTCTGGCTGGCGCCGGCCGCCACCGGGCCCGCGCCGCTCGGGCTGGAGAGTACCGGCGACGCCGTGATGTCGGTGCCGTGGAGCTGGGCCGGGCTGCCGGCGGTGACACTGCCGGCCGGACGGAGCGCGGACGGGCTGCCGCTCGGGCTGCAGTGCGTGGGGGCGGCCGGCGCCGACGAGCGGCTGCTGGCCGGGGCGGCCCGGCTGGAGCGGGCGCTGGCGGCCGGCACCCGGTAG
- a CDS encoding ATP-binding protein gives MDIWWTLHLKRDPASVPLARRLLLGAMDSAGVDPQVSYDLGVALTEACANAVEHAAAGCPDEKFQVTASISGDRLRIEVTDSGPGLPAALPAALPRPPSRPAGAATRPAVRCRTRRGRASLPAAALTAHRTRPVGAPAPYDTHVLPSGAFPAGRPSPAPRTVDPDTLPDLGAESGRGLFLIHALTDHVQLRNHPLRGAIVSFDKILTWRDGARLRVAS, from the coding sequence GTGGACATCTGGTGGACTCTGCACCTCAAGCGCGACCCCGCCAGCGTGCCGCTGGCCCGGCGGCTCCTGCTCGGCGCGATGGACAGCGCCGGGGTGGACCCCCAGGTCTCCTACGACCTCGGCGTCGCCCTCACCGAGGCCTGCGCCAACGCCGTCGAGCATGCGGCGGCCGGCTGCCCCGACGAGAAGTTCCAGGTCACCGCCTCGATCAGCGGTGACCGGCTGCGGATCGAGGTCACCGACTCGGGCCCCGGGCTGCCCGCCGCCCTGCCGGCGGCCCTGCCCCGGCCGCCGAGCCGTCCGGCCGGGGCGGCCACCCGCCCGGCGGTCCGCTGCCGTACCCGCCGGGGCCGCGCCTCGCTGCCCGCCGCGGCGCTGACCGCCCACCGCACCCGGCCGGTCGGTGCCCCGGCCCCGTACGACACGCATGTCCTCCCATCCGGGGCCTTCCCGGCCGGCCGCCCCTCCCCGGCGCCGCGGACGGTCGACCCGGACACCCTCCCCGACCTCGGCGCGGAGAGCGGGCGCGGGCTCTTCCTCATCCACGCCCTCACCGACCACGTCCAGCTGCGCAACCACCCGCTGCGCGGTGCCATCGTCAGCTTCGACAAGATCCTCACCTGGCGGGACGGCGCCCGGCTGCGGGTGGCCTCCTGA
- a CDS encoding copper chaperone PCu(A)C encodes MSSRSFRTTAIAGAVVATVLGAGTILVAWGPDHGAAGGEARLSIADPYIPLPAGGAMAAGYLTVRNAGGEDELVKVSSPGASSVTMHRSTETSMESAGPLAVPAGGALELARGGTHLMIMGWSKQPALGDVIELDLTFARSGTIAVRVPVKPLTYRPGQQDSGN; translated from the coding sequence GTGAGCAGCCGCTCCTTCCGGACCACCGCCATCGCCGGCGCCGTGGTGGCGACCGTGCTCGGCGCGGGGACCATCCTGGTCGCCTGGGGACCGGACCACGGCGCAGCCGGCGGCGAGGCGCGGCTGAGCATCGCCGACCCGTACATCCCGCTGCCGGCCGGCGGCGCGATGGCCGCCGGCTACCTGACGGTGCGCAACGCGGGCGGCGAGGACGAGCTGGTCAAGGTGAGCAGTCCCGGGGCATCCTCGGTCACCATGCACCGTTCGACGGAGACCTCGATGGAGAGCGCCGGACCGCTGGCCGTCCCGGCCGGCGGCGCCCTGGAGCTCGCCCGGGGCGGGACGCACCTGATGATCATGGGGTGGTCGAAGCAGCCCGCCCTCGGTGACGTGATCGAACTCGACCTGACCTTCGCCAGGTCCGGCACCATCGCCGTCCGGGTGCCGGTCAAGCCGCTCACCTACCGGCCCGGCCAGCAGGACTCAGGAAACTAG
- a CDS encoding pirin family protein, whose product MPAVTVDNPLTLPRVATPDPAANTPRPVLTVVTAPEGFEGEGFPVRRAFAKINTKYLDPFIMMDQMGEVEYGVGEPKGTPWHPHRGFETVTYLIDGEFIHKDSHGGGGHLGGGDTQWMTAGSGILHIETPPESLVATGGLFHGIQLWVNLPASDKMTAPRYQDIHGGHVKLLSTPDGGAILRLIAGELDGHQGPGATHTPITLLHASITPGAQVTIPWRRDFNALAYVLNGDGKVGAEGRPVRTGQATVFGEGDTLTISADALQDSRHPNLDVIILGGQPIREPVAWHGPFVMNSHRELEQAMKDFQSGSFGHPID is encoded by the coding sequence ATGCCCGCCGTGACCGTCGACAACCCGCTGACCCTCCCGCGCGTCGCCACCCCCGACCCCGCAGCCAACACGCCGCGTCCGGTCCTGACGGTGGTCACCGCCCCCGAGGGCTTCGAGGGCGAGGGCTTCCCCGTCCGCCGCGCCTTCGCGAAGATCAACACCAAGTACCTCGACCCGTTCATCATGATGGACCAGATGGGCGAGGTGGAGTACGGCGTCGGGGAGCCCAAGGGCACCCCCTGGCACCCGCACCGCGGCTTCGAGACCGTCACCTACCTGATCGACGGCGAGTTCATCCACAAGGACTCGCACGGCGGCGGCGGCCACCTCGGCGGCGGTGACACCCAGTGGATGACGGCCGGCTCCGGCATCCTCCACATCGAGACCCCGCCGGAGTCGCTGGTCGCCACCGGCGGTCTCTTCCACGGCATCCAGCTCTGGGTCAACCTGCCGGCCTCCGACAAGATGACCGCCCCGCGCTACCAGGACATCCACGGCGGGCACGTCAAGCTGCTCTCCACCCCGGACGGCGGCGCGATCCTGCGCCTGATCGCCGGCGAGCTGGACGGCCACCAGGGCCCCGGGGCCACCCACACCCCGATCACCCTGCTGCACGCCTCGATCACCCCCGGCGCGCAGGTCACCATCCCCTGGCGGCGGGACTTCAACGCCCTGGCGTACGTCCTGAACGGCGACGGCAAGGTGGGCGCCGAGGGCCGCCCGGTACGCACCGGCCAGGCGACGGTCTTCGGGGAGGGCGACACCCTCACCATCTCCGCCGACGCCCTGCAGGACTCCCGGCACCCCAACCTGGACGTGATCATCCTGGGCGGGCAGCCGATCCGGGAGCCGGTGGCCTGGCACGGTCCGTTCGTGATGAACAGCCACCGCGAACTGGAGCAGGCCATGAAGGACTTCCAGTCGGGCTCCTTCGGCCACCCGATCGACTGA
- a CDS encoding LysR family transcriptional regulator, with product MTDWDLRKLRVLQALDECGTVTAAAERLRMSPSAVSQQLSALAKQLGAPMLEPYGRRVRLTSAARLVLGHAERVFGQLERAEAELAGYLHGEAGEVRVGAFATAIGGLLVPAVTRLRVQAPGLTVRVVEAEAAEAYGLLAAGEVDLALSLSVRPPSAGDPRFVRYPLLSDPMDVALPPGHPLAAAPGLRLADLAAEPWIYGAAGPWRDITLGACADAGFVPERAHTASDWSAILAMVAAGIGVALVPRLASAGRGGAAVVRPLPADLPARRVIAAVRIGTEQAPPLRRVLAALEAAAGGIVKTG from the coding sequence ATGACCGACTGGGACCTCAGGAAACTGCGCGTGCTGCAGGCGCTGGACGAGTGCGGGACGGTCACCGCCGCCGCCGAGCGGCTGCGGATGTCGCCCTCGGCCGTCTCGCAGCAGCTGTCCGCGCTGGCGAAGCAGCTGGGCGCGCCGATGCTGGAGCCGTACGGCCGGCGGGTACGGCTGACCAGCGCGGCCCGGCTGGTGCTGGGCCACGCCGAGCGGGTGTTCGGGCAGCTGGAGCGGGCCGAGGCGGAGCTCGCCGGGTACCTGCACGGTGAGGCGGGCGAGGTGCGGGTGGGTGCCTTCGCCACCGCGATCGGCGGCCTGCTGGTGCCGGCCGTCACCCGGCTGCGGGTGCAGGCCCCGGGCCTGACCGTGCGGGTGGTCGAGGCCGAGGCCGCCGAGGCGTACGGGCTGCTCGCGGCGGGGGAGGTCGACCTGGCGCTCTCGCTGTCCGTCCGGCCGCCCTCGGCCGGCGACCCGCGCTTCGTGCGGTACCCGCTGCTCAGCGACCCGATGGACGTGGCGCTGCCGCCGGGCCACCCGCTCGCCGCGGCCCCCGGGCTCCGGCTGGCCGACCTCGCGGCCGAACCGTGGATCTACGGGGCGGCCGGGCCCTGGCGGGACATCACCCTCGGGGCCTGCGCCGACGCCGGCTTCGTGCCGGAGCGGGCGCACACCGCGTCGGACTGGTCGGCGATCCTGGCGATGGTGGCGGCCGGGATCGGGGTGGCGCTGGTCCCCCGGCTGGCTTCGGCGGGGCGCGGCGGGGCGGCGGTGGTCCGCCCGCTGCCCGCCGATCTGCCGGCCCGCCGGGTGATCGCCGCCGTCCGGATCGGCACCGAGCAGGCCCCGCCGCTGCGGCGGGTGCTGGCGGCGCTGGAGGCCGCGGCGGGCGGGATCGTGAAGACCGGCTGA
- a CDS encoding alpha/beta fold hydrolase: protein MDPAVALIGSTLNATSLLSPRAAGRGAFEIFLRPGRRGRVRPAEREVHERAVTEELTVHGTRVVAYRWGDGARPVLLLHGWQSRASRYAALVPRLRALGLTPVSFDAPGHGDSGGRTTTILEYREAIRRMQDRYGVFDSVVAHSFGVTCAFLALREGVRAGRLVAVAGVSEFGYLPARFSAGLGLHARVERELRRRIEQELFAGTDDVWEHFDAAHDPAAVPLPILAVHDEGDTVARIGQAHRLKAAYGDRLELLTTRGLGHNRILTAPAVIDNIVGFLGEARTGGGGEGRPAAHAGSGSAAGAAG from the coding sequence ATGGATCCGGCCGTCGCACTCATCGGCAGTACCCTCAACGCCACCTCGCTGCTCTCGCCCCGCGCGGCGGGCCGGGGTGCCTTCGAGATCTTCCTCCGCCCCGGCCGGCGGGGCCGGGTGCGCCCCGCCGAACGCGAGGTGCACGAACGTGCGGTCACCGAGGAGCTGACCGTCCACGGCACCCGGGTGGTCGCCTACCGCTGGGGCGACGGTGCCCGGCCCGTCCTGCTGCTGCACGGCTGGCAGTCCCGGGCGTCCCGCTACGCGGCCCTGGTGCCCCGGCTGCGCGCGCTCGGCCTCACCCCGGTCTCCTTCGACGCGCCCGGCCACGGCGACTCCGGCGGCCGGACGACCACGATCCTGGAGTACCGCGAGGCGATCCGGCGGATGCAGGACCGCTACGGGGTCTTCGACTCCGTCGTCGCGCACTCCTTCGGGGTGACCTGCGCCTTCCTGGCGCTGCGCGAGGGCGTCCGGGCCGGGCGGCTGGTCGCGGTGGCCGGCGTCAGCGAGTTCGGCTACCTCCCGGCCCGCTTCTCCGCCGGGCTCGGCCTGCACGCCAGGGTCGAGCGGGAGCTGCGGCGCCGGATCGAGCAGGAGCTGTTCGCGGGGACGGACGACGTCTGGGAGCACTTCGACGCCGCCCACGACCCGGCCGCCGTCCCGCTGCCGATCCTCGCCGTGCACGACGAGGGGGACACCGTCGCCCGGATCGGCCAGGCGCACCGGCTCAAGGCGGCGTACGGGGACCGGCTGGAGCTGCTCACCACCCGGGGTCTCGGCCACAACCGGATCCTCACCGCCCCGGCCGTGATCGACAACATCGTCGGCTTCCTGGGCGAGGCCAGGACCGGGGGCGGCGGCGAGGGCCGTCCGGCGGCCCACGCCGGGTCCGGGTCCGCTGCGGGCGCCGCCGGGTGA
- a CDS encoding DUF5302 domain-containing protein has protein sequence MTSDTSEAAETEQAATAQTPETEAPAQDDVKAKFLAALERKHGNRSDAAGGGPGADGKIHGTHGAAGGKRNFRRKSGG, from the coding sequence ATGACCAGCGACACGAGCGAAGCAGCGGAGACCGAGCAGGCCGCGACGGCGCAGACGCCCGAGACCGAGGCGCCCGCCCAGGACGACGTCAAGGCGAAGTTCCTCGCCGCGCTGGAGCGCAAGCACGGCAACCGGTCGGACGCGGCCGGCGGCGGCCCGGGCGCCGACGGGAAGATCCACGGCACCCACGGCGCGGCCGGCGGCAAGCGCAACTTCCGCCGCAAGAGCGGCGGCTGA
- a CDS encoding SCO family protein, translating to MSRSTTRTRAARHGASRLLGAAAVGLAAVLALTACGSGGQAQAGPAKVSKEAKDTPYQGTVLSKHFDKPDLLLNDTDGRPYDLRKQTAGRSTLLFFGYTSCPDVCPTTMGDIGVAMQKLSPEEQQKVDVVFVSTDPQRDTPQVLRTWLDSMGKNFIGLTGDLDKVKAAAKPLGILVEDPVVNKDGSVTSTHGAQVLAFLPDDKAHLLYLSATSVQTYQHDLPLLAQGVPA from the coding sequence ATGTCTCGTAGCACCACGCGTACCCGCGCCGCCCGCCACGGCGCATCCCGGCTGCTCGGCGCGGCGGCCGTCGGCCTGGCCGCCGTCCTCGCGCTGACCGCCTGCGGCTCCGGCGGCCAGGCCCAGGCCGGCCCGGCGAAGGTCTCCAAGGAGGCCAAGGACACCCCGTACCAGGGGACGGTGCTCAGCAAGCACTTCGACAAGCCCGACCTGCTGCTGAACGACACCGACGGCCGGCCGTACGACCTGCGCAAGCAGACCGCGGGCCGCAGCACGCTGCTGTTCTTCGGCTACACCAGCTGCCCCGACGTCTGCCCCACCACCATGGGCGACATCGGCGTGGCCATGCAGAAGCTCTCCCCCGAGGAGCAGCAGAAGGTCGACGTGGTGTTCGTCTCCACCGACCCCCAGCGGGACACCCCCCAGGTGCTGCGCACCTGGCTCGACTCGATGGGCAAGAACTTCATAGGCCTCACCGGCGACCTCGACAAGGTCAAGGCGGCCGCGAAGCCCCTCGGCATCCTGGTCGAGGACCCGGTGGTCAACAAGGACGGCAGCGTCACCTCCACCCACGGCGCGCAGGTGCTGGCCTTCCTGCCCGACGACAAGGCGCACCTGCTCTACCTGAGCGCCACCTCGGTGCAGACCTACCAGCACGACCTGCCGCTGCTCGCCCAGGGGGTCCCGGCGTGA
- a CDS encoding YcnI family protein codes for MRSTPARRIAALALATTAGVVALAGPAFAHVTVQPGNAQQGAYTAVDFRVPNESDTASTVKLEVNLPMDHPLASVRTLPLPGWTATLEKSKLDKPIKVHGSDVNEAVSKITWTADPGTKIAAGQFQEFRVSLGPLPTDTGSLTFKALQSYDNGEVVRWIDEAKEGQPEPAKPAPVLTLTKAAAAAGASPAADGHHAEATASQDSAGTSSSSSSDSTARVLGVVGIVVGVIGAGVGFLGLRRKGDSAAS; via the coding sequence ATGCGTTCCACTCCTGCCCGCCGCATCGCCGCCCTCGCCCTCGCCACCACCGCGGGCGTCGTGGCCCTGGCCGGCCCGGCCTTCGCCCACGTCACCGTGCAGCCGGGCAACGCCCAGCAGGGTGCGTACACCGCCGTCGACTTCCGGGTGCCCAACGAGAGCGACACCGCGAGCACCGTCAAGCTGGAGGTCAACCTCCCGATGGACCACCCGCTGGCCTCGGTCCGCACGCTGCCGCTGCCCGGCTGGACCGCCACGCTGGAGAAGTCCAAGCTCGACAAGCCGATCAAGGTGCACGGCAGCGACGTCAACGAGGCCGTCTCGAAGATCACCTGGACCGCCGACCCCGGCACCAAGATCGCCGCCGGGCAGTTCCAGGAGTTCCGGGTCTCGCTCGGCCCGCTGCCCACCGACACCGGGAGCCTGACCTTCAAGGCGCTGCAGAGCTACGACAACGGCGAGGTCGTCCGCTGGATCGACGAGGCCAAGGAGGGTCAGCCCGAGCCCGCCAAGCCGGCGCCCGTGCTGACCCTCACCAAGGCCGCCGCGGCCGCCGGCGCCTCCCCGGCCGCCGACGGGCACCACGCCGAGGCCACCGCCTCGCAGGACTCCGCCGGCACGTCGAGCAGCTCCAGCAGCGACTCCACCGCCCGGGTGCTCGGCGTGGTCGGCATCGTCGTCGGCGTGATCGGCGCCGGCGTCGGCTTCCTCGGCCTGCGCCGCAAGGGCGACAGCGCCGCCTCCTGA